Part of the Hippopotamus amphibius kiboko isolate mHipAmp2 chromosome 7, mHipAmp2.hap2, whole genome shotgun sequence genome, AGGGACTCGCACTGACCTCTTGTTATTCATTCTTAATCAGGAAATAAGCAGCTTTCTTCATTCATTGCTTTTTCCAAGATGGCTTCTCGTCACCCTCTGTCTCCTATCTTCTCCATGTGCTTAGCTGATTTATGACAAAGTGCTGGGTGTGCCTGGTTGGATTTGTCCTGCTTCACATGTCTGGAAATGACAATTAGCTAGATTATGACTTAGATTTGGCTTCAGAGGAATGAAAATGGAACTAGGTTTAATGCAAGATACagtgaagaaagaaggagggggcTTTGAATTCAGTCCTGTAGGATGATGCTAGGGAGGCAAAATATCTACTCTTTAATTTCGTGTGGTCCCTCATTGGCTGCCCAATTGCTTGAGATTGTAAGTGTCCTAGTAGAAGTAAAATCTTTgggtgtatattttttaaatgtattgaataCATATAACTGGTTATATTGCCCTTTATCATGCTTCACTGCAGTTCATTCTCTATATATATTCAAAGTCATCTTTTTAACATTCAAATCTGATTATATTGCTTGCTACTTAAAACTTTCTTGTGGCATCTAATTGCCTAAAGGTAGAAGGCAAAAGTTTACCAGCTCTGTATGTTAGGCCACTTATATTGTGACCCCTGCAACCTCTCTAGTCTTCTGTCTTGCTTTTTTcccgtttttttttgttttgtttttgtctttgtttttaccACATCAGTCTGTTCAGAATATATGGATTTGCTTATAATTCCCTGAAGGTTCCATATGATTTCATACTTTTATGCCTCCACATACctgtttcctctgtctggaattctctctttttcctccactACTCATCTACCTGAGAAAGCTGATCAAGTCATCAAAATCACAGCCTGGCATCGTCTCCTCTGAAGATCTTCCTTGAATTTCCAAACTAGAATTAATCACTGACTTTTCTATAATTCTTCTGTATCTTGtacttattttttgttattgccCTTCTCATTTTGCCACATAATCACTTGTATGTTCATTTACTTCCCTATTACACTGAGCACCTTGAGGGTAgagtttgtgtttttaatgtttctatttCCAGCTGCCTTATCGAATACTTGAACCATCACAGgtaaccaataaatatttgtagttttgtaaTTAATCGATATGGATTTGTATATTCTGTTtacagtttgtttctttttcttctataacAATCTTTATTTTCCAAGGAAACTTAATAATGAGTTTTATAAATGTTCACATACCATGCTAAGTTACTTGCATTCCCTAGAACCCCAAATTGGACTTCAGTATGCTCTTCCTTACTGGTAGCCTAATGTACAATCAGTGTTCTGACTTAAGTGAAGTTGAAGTGAACTGTGATTAGATTAATGAGCTAATGGTCTACTCTTCATGGAATATTCCCATCTTTTACCCATTCTTTAGTATTTATCAAGCTAAGAGGTTTAAGTAAATGATGAAAGTTAATGGTCAACACacttctttatgttttttattaCTATCTTTGGTAACTCTAAAGGTATTTTTATATGtacaatctcatttaattctcaaaactacCCTGTGGGTAAAATAGGGCAAATTTCACTTACAGAATTTCTAGGAAATTCTGCAACATGCAGAAGGACAAGGTAGCAATATGCCATCTAGGGCTAGGAGGCTACCTGTTTCCAGAATTGAGATGTGAGATTCATTCTGTGAGAACCCGAAAGCTCAGTTGGAATGAAGTTTTGCTTAGGGGAGCTGAGTCACAAAAGGTGGCACTGTCTATCAAGGAGCCATGGAAACGTTATAGTCACTGCAGAAAGATACTACAGGAGGCAAAAAGAGAGAGCAGAAGAGATATACTGACTTCCTTCCTCTCACCTTCTTATCTTCCTCCAGTGcagtacagtgcctggtactAGTTGGAAGCAAGACAGCAAGGGTGGAAATGATGACAAAATGTCTTTGGCCAGCCAGTCTTCTTTCTTTAGACATGTTCAAACATTAAATTCCTTTAGCAGGCAGTTTGTGTAATTGACTCAATTTGGGATTCTGCATTCTTTGCAAATTTGATCAGACTGATATATCTATCACATTTTAGGGCCTCtatcaaagaatattttttaactgaagtataattggtttataatattagtttcaggtatacaacataatgaatcaaaaattttatagattatactccatttaaagtcattataaaatattggctatattccctgtgttttacaatatatccttgtagcttgtttattttacacatagcagtttgtacctcttaatctcatACCCTTTTCTTgcccctctccccattggtagccactagtttgttctctatatccatgagtctgtttctgttttgttatattcatttgttttattttttagatcccccatataagtgataatatacagtatttatctttttctatctgacttatttcactaagcataataccctccaggtccatccatgttgttctgaatagcaaaatttcattcttttctatggctgagtaatattccattatatatatatatttttttcttgtttctgatatttatttatttatttatttatttatttatttatttatttattattttgggggggtacatcaagttcaatcatctgtttttatacacatatccccatattccctcccttgactccccacccaccctccttcgagtcccccccaccctccccgtcccagtcctctaaggcatcttccatcctcgagttgaactccctttgttatacaacaacttcccactggctatctattttacagctggtagtatatatatgtctgtgctactctctcgcttcgtctcagcttctccttcaccccccgccccctcccaaacctcgagttctccagtccattctctgcatctgcatccttgttcttgtcactgagttcatcagtaccatttttagattccgtatatgtgagttagcatacaatatttgtctttctctttctgacttacttcactctgtatgacagactgtagttctatccacctcattacatatagctccaactcatccctttttatagatgagtaatattccattgtatatatatgccacatcttcttcatccattcatttgttgatgggcatttaggttgcttccatgtcctggctattagtgctgcaataaacattatggtacaagtttcttttgggattatggttttctttgggtatatgcccaggagtgggattactggatcatatggtagttctatttgtagttttttaaggaacctccaaattgttttccatagtggctgtaccaacttacattcccaccaacagtgcaggagagttcccttttctccacaccctctccaactccattatatatattatatatgtatatatatatataatatatatatatacacacacacacatacatacacatacatatatgtataccacctcttctttatccattcatctgttgatgaacacttagattgctttcatatcttggctattgtaaacaatgctgctatgaacatcattagggtatatgtatcttttgtttgtttgtttgtttgttgcatgtatctctttgaaatagtgtttttgttgtctttggatgtacacccaggagtggaagtcctaggtcatatggcagttctttactttcagttttttgttttagttttttgaggaacttccatgctgttttccatagtggctgtaccaatttgcattcctagtAACAGTAtattagggttcccttttctccacatccttgccaacatttatttatggtctttttgatgatagctattctgacaggtgtgaggtgatatctcattgtagttttgatttggattagtgatgttgaatatcttttcatattcctgtttgccatctctatatcttcttttgaaaaatgtctgtttgggtcttctgcccattttttaattgggttgttttttgatactgagttctatgaactatttatatattttgaatattaactccttTTCAGTTATATccctttcagatattttcttccattcaataggattgtctttttgttttgttgatggtttcctttgctatacaaaagcttttaagtttaattagtttaattaggtcccatttgttaatttttgcttttgtttcctttgccttatgagacagagccaaaaaaatattgctatgatttatgtcaatgaatattttcctatgttttttctatgtgttttatgatttctggtcttacatttagatctttaacccattttgagtttagttttgtatatggtgtgaggaaattttctaatttcattcttttacatgttgctgtccaattttcccagtaccacttattgaagagactatcttttcccccactgtatattcttttctcctttgtagtAGAGTAATTGGTCAAtaagtgtgtgggcttatttcttggctctctgttctgttccattgaactctttgtctgtttttgtgccagtgccatattgttttgattactgtagctttgccgtatagtctgaagtcaggaattTTGATgcttccagttttgttcctttttttgtcaagattgctttggctatttggggtgttttgtgatgccagataaattttagaattatttgttctaattctgtgaaaaatgtcattggtattttgatagggattgcattatatctgtagattcctttggtaagtatggacattttaccaatattaatttttccaatccataaatatgggatatctttctatttctttgatccTCTTCAGTTACCTTTGTCagctttttatagttttcagagtataggtctttcaccgccttggttaagtttattcctagttattttattcttcttgctgCGATTTTAAACATGATTATCTTCTTGCTTTATCTTTCTGATGGTTccttattagtgtatagaaaagcaacagatttctgtgtattaatctttactgaattcatttattagttttttgtttttttttttaaacaagaagttTATTTAAACAACAAGACACTTGACTTGAAGGGAAAACTATCTAGGATTCATTTCTTTTAGAGTAATTTATCCCTACTTAAAGACAGATTGCCCTACATGTAACAGCTATGtacaaaaaagttataaaattgtcCTTGGTTTTAcaatgataaatgaaaaacattaaaattctccAATCGATCAAGGTATGCAAGAatttttatgttgttctttttttgttaaacagTGAGAGCAAAATAACTTACTGGAATATAAAGATAAGAGCTGATGAGCATGCCACTAGTGGAGAAAAGGGGGTGTTTTCACAGAACCAGTATTTTTCCCCATTCCGTCTCCATTTGATGTCGATCAAAATACCATTGgccatttagtttaaaaaaaatgcaatctgCTTGTGCACATACACCAGTTACTTTATGTACAATAAAGGaatggggaaggggaaaatgaaagaataggGAAACTATACTGCAGTAGTCAGGATGTGATGGAACCAAATTGTGGTTTTCTAATTGAGAATGTCTTCTTGGTCTGGAGGAACAGAATTCTGGAGTAAAGTAGCACGTTCCCTTTTTAGTAGACACCTCCTGTCTGCTGCTGGAACACATCAATTTTATCTTCATCCTCCATTTCCAACTGTGCAGGTGTGTCTGTTTCATTGATTGGCTGCCCGTCAAATCGGAATCTGATCTGCTTCATTGACAAACCCTGTTGTTCACAATAGGCTTTCATTAGTTTACTAAGTGGTGTATGCCTCTTAATCTTAAACTGCACCACAGAACCATCCTGCCCCGCCACCTTCAAATTAATATGATCGTTTTTCTCAGTCTTGACTCCTTCCTTGGGCTTTTCGTTGGCCATGGCGAGCACTGGAGTCTCCTCAGCTGCCGCTTCACAAAAGAGGTACCAGGTCCGCACAGAACGAGCACACAAGCAGCACCAGGAGCGGCAGAAGAAGGAGGCGGCAGCGGTGAAGGAGGGAGagccatttatttgttttaatgtttttttggtggggacttctatatatagtatcatgttatcctCAAATAAttacagttttacctcttcccttccaatttaaaTGCTAAGAAATTTTAAAGGCAATATACATAAGATTATGagatttaaaatactgtttcctTCCCTAGCAGTGCATGTTCCCTAAATctgtaatactttttttttttttcctggaatctGTGCATAAGTTTAGATCCAAGAAAGGACCATGCTTCTGGAACTGAGATCCTGTTATCCTGGTAGTGATAATGGATTATGACACCTTTATTCAAGTTCTAAGGAGGGATCAGGGAATAATAGTGGGAGGGCTGTGCAGTAGTTACTGTATATCCATCCAGTCTGGTCAACCTCCCTGGCAGAGATAAGTGGTCCATCTGTGTGGACAGTAGCCTCAGTCTTCATGGATTAATGTTGTacattaaagttaattttttaacagAGCTACTGAATTCAGGTATGGAGTAGGGAGCTACCTGTACATCAGGATTTCACAGAAATCAAAAAGAACCCCAATGCCCTAACAATGGGCACTGTCCTACAGCTGATGACTTCAATAGATATGATTAGACATTTATTCCTTTGACAATATTTTCTTCAATGATAGAATGATAAAAAATCCATATAGTGTTATAATCATGATTTTCTAATACTCTTTAGCAAAAAGGCAAAAGGATAGTTCATTTATACCATATTTTTGAGAAAAGAGTCAGTGTGCCTCTTCTGACACTTCAACATTTTGCTTTGTGGGAAAAGGATAGAATATTTAATATTAGAAATGTCCATGAAATCCTGGGTGTATATGATCACTTTGCTTATAAGAGATGGGCAACATGAGTTTGAAGATTACATGCTTGAGGTTGTGGgtaagaggagggaaggagtaCAGAACCTTAGAACAAGACCGAAGTGTGGTCTCCTTTTCATCTACGAGATTGAGAGCTTTCAACAGAATGTAAATGTACTAGGTCACTAAGCACACCAGTTAGTTCAGCTCTTTTACATGCAGCAAGACATTCTCTGTGAAGGAAGCAGCATGAGACTCTCAGTTTAGTGCAAGTTCTTAGCTTAGGGCAGACATCATTTTGAGTAGCATCACTTCAAGCAATGgaaaagaggcaggaaaaaggaGAATCTTGGGAGCCAAGGGAAAGCACAGCCTGTTTCACCTTTGCTGAGTTCTAATTGAATGGGTTTCTTTATTCAGATTGTTAAAACTATCATCCCTAACCTTAATTTATTGGTTCTTATTCTGTCCTTCAGTTGTGGGACTTCTCTAAGTGTTCCCCACTCCCACACTAAAATCCTCAATTCCTTTAATAATTCTCCATAATACTTGGCTTTCAGACccttcatcatcatcttcaccatcattagaATGTACCATATTTTATCAGGGTTGAACTCAAAATAATGAACTCATGCCTGTTCTAGATACATACTAACTGGAGCAGAGAATATGGGAGCTATTTTGTGCTGGACACTGTGCTTCTTCATCATAGCCAGTGATTTCACGTTTGTTCGTGAATGTGTCTCAATTATTAATAACATTAAGTGTACTGTTAACTGAAACCCcatgcttttatattttcttcacatGAACTGGAGTTAACATATATTTCCATCATCTGGTACTTatgaagctgatttttaaaacctACTTGCCT contains:
- the LOC130857252 gene encoding small ubiquitin-related modifier 2-like; protein product: MANEKPKEGVKTEKNDHINLKVAGQDGSVVQFKIKRHTPLSKLMKAYCEQQGLSMKQIRFRFDGQPINETDTPAQLEMEDEDKIDVFQQQTGGVY